One genomic window of Luteitalea pratensis includes the following:
- a CDS encoding type IV pilus twitching motility protein PilT yields the protein MAESDIDRLIDELHGHHATTTDLTTQLMSAADVEAADEESRLGADDVVNATTGTNRLEAWLRQVVLRGGSDLLLVVNAPPSARIDKRIVPMADDTLAGPDIERAVLAAVPPHAREIYQREGIADASFSLAGVGRFRVNLHRERGRPAATIRALPRNVPRLSTLSLPPQVEHLAQLTRGLVLVGGGTGSGKSTTLAALVDELNRREARHIITIEDPIEYEHAHRRSLVEQVEIGVDAPDYPTALRAALRQMPDVLIVGEMRDAESMRLALTAAETGHLVISTLHTTDVTSTVARMADSFPVERQATIRQEISLALSAVLIQALLPRVSGGLVPAVELLMVQYGARQHIRKNQLHHLHQEITLTRRFGSLTFEESLASLVRAGHLDAEVARERAAHPEELSRLMEPS from the coding sequence GTGGCCGAATCCGACATCGATCGCCTTATCGACGAATTGCACGGGCATCACGCGACGACGACCGACTTGACGACACAGCTCATGTCCGCGGCCGACGTCGAGGCCGCCGACGAGGAGAGCCGGCTCGGAGCCGACGACGTCGTCAACGCGACCACGGGCACGAATCGGCTCGAGGCGTGGCTGCGACAGGTCGTCCTGCGCGGCGGCTCGGACCTGCTGCTGGTGGTGAACGCCCCGCCGTCGGCACGCATCGACAAGCGCATCGTCCCGATGGCCGACGATACGTTGGCCGGACCCGACATCGAGCGTGCCGTGCTCGCCGCGGTGCCGCCCCATGCGCGTGAGATCTACCAGCGCGAGGGCATCGCCGATGCGTCGTTCAGCCTGGCGGGTGTCGGCCGCTTCCGCGTCAACCTGCACCGCGAGCGCGGCCGGCCGGCGGCGACGATCCGCGCGCTGCCACGCAATGTGCCGCGGCTGTCGACGCTCTCGCTGCCGCCGCAGGTGGAGCACCTGGCGCAACTCACGCGCGGCCTCGTGCTCGTCGGTGGTGGAACAGGATCGGGCAAGTCGACGACGCTGGCGGCACTGGTCGACGAATTGAATCGACGCGAGGCACGTCACATCATCACCATCGAGGACCCGATCGAGTACGAGCACGCCCACCGTCGCTCACTCGTCGAGCAGGTCGAGATCGGGGTCGACGCACCGGATTACCCGACGGCGCTGCGCGCTGCCCTGCGGCAGATGCCCGACGTGCTGATCGTCGGCGAGATGCGCGACGCGGAATCGATGCGGCTGGCACTCACCGCCGCCGAGACGGGCCATCTCGTCATCTCGACACTGCACACGACGGACGTCACGTCCACCGTCGCCCGCATGGCCGATTCGTTCCCCGTCGAGCGGCAGGCCACGATCCGCCAGGAGATCTCGCTGGCGCTCAGCGCGGTGTTGATCCAGGCCCTGCTGCCGCGCGTGTCTGGCGGACTCGTGCCCGCCGTCGAACTGCTGATGGTGCAATACGGCGCGCGGCAGCACATCCGCAAGAACCAACTCCATCACCTGCACCAGGAGATCACGTTGACGCGCCGCTTCGGATCGCTGACGTTCGAGGAATCGCTCGCGTCACTCGTGCGGGCCGGTCATCTCGACGCCGAAGTCGCACGCGAACGCGCCGCGCATCCCGAGGAGTTGAGCAGGCTGATGGAGCCCAGCTAG